A single region of the Deinococcus malanensis genome encodes:
- a CDS encoding YjgN family protein, giving the protein MTQVLPSTASGQAPVLLEDPATPGAAPHVQHYPMSFTGQAGEYFRLWIVNTALTIVTLGVYLPWARVRQRQYFYGHTWLDGQNFEYTANPLALLRGYLAIGLAFGLYSLSTTLKFSGWEYVAGTLGVVYVLLYPWLVMKSLGFLAVSSVHRGLRFRHHANTGQAYVAYGLANIAAGLTAGLALPWAWYRQRRYQVECAAYGSARATFRGDVGDFYVIGLVGVGLTVAGGLILAALVGTLALAGLGERVAVTSGLDNIALVGIAAAYLAILAVYGVTWQYVRASTMRYVLNHVEVGGVVRVTATFRPWVVVWIAVSNAVVQALTLGLATPWAAVRRARYITQEITVRAIAPLDEFASGSAVGESSLGEAATELLDINVGF; this is encoded by the coding sequence ATGACTCAGGTCCTGCCCTCTACTGCCAGCGGGCAGGCCCCTGTCCTGCTTGAGGACCCTGCCACACCAGGAGCGGCACCGCACGTGCAGCACTATCCGATGTCATTCACCGGGCAGGCCGGAGAATATTTCAGGCTCTGGATCGTGAATACTGCCCTGACCATCGTGACGCTTGGCGTGTACCTGCCCTGGGCGCGGGTACGGCAGCGGCAGTATTTCTATGGCCACACCTGGCTGGACGGACAGAACTTTGAGTACACCGCCAACCCTCTGGCCCTTCTCCGGGGCTACCTGGCTATTGGATTGGCCTTCGGGTTGTATTCGCTGTCAACCACGCTGAAGTTCTCCGGCTGGGAGTACGTGGCCGGCACCCTGGGCGTGGTCTACGTGCTGCTGTATCCCTGGCTTGTCATGAAGTCGCTGGGCTTCCTGGCCGTCAGCTCCGTTCATCGTGGCCTGAGGTTCCGCCACCACGCGAACACAGGACAGGCTTACGTCGCCTACGGGCTGGCCAATATCGCAGCGGGCCTGACAGCCGGGCTGGCCCTCCCGTGGGCCTGGTATCGGCAGCGCCGGTATCAGGTGGAATGCGCAGCCTACGGATCGGCGAGGGCCACGTTCCGGGGGGATGTGGGTGACTTTTACGTCATCGGGCTGGTTGGGGTCGGCCTGACCGTGGCTGGTGGACTGATCCTCGCAGCCCTGGTTGGAACGCTGGCCCTGGCAGGTCTCGGCGAAAGGGTCGCTGTCACGAGTGGCCTTGACAACATTGCACTTGTAGGCATTGCAGCAGCGTACCTGGCTATCCTGGCGGTCTACGGGGTGACCTGGCAATATGTCCGGGCTTCGACCATGCGGTATGTGCTCAATCACGTGGAAGTGGGTGGAGTGGTCCGGGTAACCGCGACTTTCCGTCCCTGGGTGGTGGTCTGGATCGCGGTCTCGAATGCAGTCGTGCAGGCCCTGACCCTTGGGCTGGCCACCCCCTGGGCTGCAGTACGCCGGGCCCGCTACATCACGCAGGAAATTACCGTGCGGGCCATCGCCCCGCTGGACGAATTCGCGTCGGGAAGCGCAGTCGGAGAAAGCAGCCTGGGCGAAGCGGCCACCGAGCTGCTTGATATCAACGTGGGCTTCTGA
- a CDS encoding endonuclease dU has protein sequence MKLDIALRSVSPPVVPACAGNLQGVDARIQNPDPVRVHAIGFDDAPFERTHRGDVPVFGTVYARQTLHAVVRGRVRRDGRNSTAELARLVEASGAQEHLHLILLQGVALAGFNVVDAWALREMTGLPVLVVARRAPNMERIRSALLTRVPGGRRKWQLIASLGPMELCLDVMVQRVGLSLADAEGALQALTVTGHIPEPLRAAHLIARGTTQGHSRGGRV, from the coding sequence ATGAAGCTGGATATTGCCCTGAGAAGCGTCTCTCCTCCCGTTGTCCCTGCCTGTGCTGGAAATTTGCAGGGGGTTGACGCCCGAATTCAAAACCCCGACCCTGTCCGGGTGCATGCCATCGGGTTCGACGACGCGCCGTTCGAGCGCACCCACCGTGGAGACGTTCCAGTGTTCGGCACGGTCTACGCCCGGCAGACCCTGCACGCGGTGGTGCGCGGCCGGGTCCGGCGCGACGGGCGCAACAGCACGGCTGAACTGGCCCGGCTCGTCGAGGCCAGCGGCGCGCAGGAGCATCTGCACCTGATCCTGCTTCAGGGTGTGGCGCTGGCCGGATTCAACGTGGTCGACGCCTGGGCCCTTAGGGAGATGACTGGCCTTCCTGTACTGGTGGTGGCCCGCCGCGCCCCGAACATGGAGCGCATCCGCTCAGCCCTGCTCACCCGTGTCCCCGGAGGCCGGCGCAAGTGGCAGCTGATTGCTTCGCTCGGCCCGATGGAGCTGTGTCTGGATGTGATGGTTCAGCGCGTCGGGCTCAGCCTGGCTGACGCCGAGGGTGCCTTGCAGGCCCTGACCGTGACCGGACATATTCCCGAGCCTCTGCGCGCCGCGCACCTGATCGCTCGTGGGACGACCCAGGGGCACAGCCGTGGCGGGCGCGTCTGA
- a CDS encoding M48 family metallopeptidase, producing the protein MTGSQQLDLTVSGAGFDGRTSRRQPATLHVTGSRVVLSLNAMVETHWQLNQLRIDPAVPGIPRVVKFPDGARFETGDDGAVATLERHLGQNHALAGIRRLEGRWWTALGALAMTLALAAAFVVYGIPTLARGAAAATPHRVLAVFDRETIELLDGEYLAPSTLSPSRQAQLQSAFRRASSWAGGPYPYRLLLRDGEPEKAEMFQIGANAFALPNGTVVMTDQLVDLSGNDRELMGVMVHEAAHVTSRHVLASVYQGLGLTLLTVAVTGDVVSASTFAAAVPATILSKGYSRAAERESDALAGRFLMTAYGTTKPLRDLLARMESGSPRTDENSVGETGRLENLLATHPGTSDRIRHLKEIESRGHGQTP; encoded by the coding sequence ATGACAGGCTCTCAGCAGCTCGATCTCACCGTGTCCGGAGCGGGGTTCGATGGCCGCACCAGCCGCCGCCAACCGGCCACCCTCCACGTCACTGGCTCCAGGGTGGTGCTGAGCCTGAACGCCATGGTGGAAACCCACTGGCAGCTGAACCAGCTCCGCATTGATCCTGCAGTTCCCGGCATTCCCCGGGTCGTGAAATTCCCGGACGGCGCCCGTTTCGAGACTGGAGACGATGGGGCCGTAGCCACTCTGGAGCGCCACCTGGGTCAGAACCATGCCCTGGCTGGCATCAGGAGGCTCGAAGGACGCTGGTGGACCGCATTGGGCGCGCTGGCCATGACGCTGGCCCTGGCGGCGGCGTTCGTGGTGTATGGCATACCTACCCTGGCGCGTGGAGCCGCGGCAGCCACGCCACACCGGGTGCTGGCCGTTTTTGACCGCGAAACCATTGAGCTGCTGGACGGTGAGTATCTGGCCCCGAGCACCCTCAGTCCCTCACGTCAGGCCCAGTTGCAATCGGCGTTCCGGCGGGCAAGCAGCTGGGCAGGGGGGCCCTACCCCTACCGCCTGCTTCTGCGCGATGGAGAGCCGGAAAAGGCGGAGATGTTCCAGATTGGCGCCAACGCCTTTGCCCTTCCCAATGGAACTGTGGTCATGACGGATCAGCTGGTAGATCTCTCGGGCAATGACCGGGAACTCATGGGGGTCATGGTGCACGAGGCGGCCCACGTCACCAGTCGTCATGTACTGGCCAGCGTGTATCAGGGCCTGGGACTGACGCTCCTGACGGTGGCGGTCACCGGCGACGTGGTGAGCGCCAGCACCTTTGCCGCCGCTGTTCCGGCCACCATTCTGAGCAAAGGGTATTCCAGAGCCGCAGAAAGGGAGTCGGACGCTCTGGCGGGCCGTTTTCTGATGACGGCATATGGCACCACCAAACCGCTCCGTGACCTGCTGGCCCGCATGGAATCCGGCAGTCCACGGACCGACGAAAACAGCGTAGGGGAGACCGGCCGCCTGGAAAACCTGCTCGCCACACACCCTGGCACCTCAGACCGAATCAGGCACCTGAAGGAAATTGAGAGCCGGGGACATGGACAGACTCCCTGA
- a CDS encoding mechanosensitive ion channel: MDILERYWMQFLNYAPSLISALVLIIVAFVVAAVVRGLVVRGLQAARVDERLSSHRADSTNVTRSIGQIIYYIVLLLFLPGILGALGLRSLLEPATTFFNTFLGYLPNILGAILILVIGFFVAKILRELVTTLTSTAGLDRMSSRLGLPPSANLSNLLGLVVYALVIIPVITAALDALNAEAITAPITAMLNEILAALPNLFAAILVLGIAFFVGRIIAGIVSGVLASLGFDRIVGSLGMKAQSAGAPTTPPAGGTTTPPTGQNPLAKANTTPSGIAGYFVQTLIVLFAVISALQALGADTLAALAANFLALVGQILLGLVIFGVGLWLANLFAGIVQNSSSSPNARLLASLARWATVSLFFAMALKQMGIADSIVNLAFGLTLGALAVAFALAFGLGGREAAGKIAEHWRSQLQKPPS, encoded by the coding sequence TTGGACATCCTTGAACGTTACTGGATGCAGTTCCTGAACTACGCCCCGAGTCTCATCAGTGCGCTGGTACTGATCATTGTGGCCTTCGTCGTGGCTGCTGTGGTTCGCGGCTTAGTCGTACGGGGCCTGCAGGCTGCGCGTGTCGACGAGCGGCTCTCCAGCCACCGCGCGGACAGCACGAACGTCACACGGTCGATCGGACAGATCATCTATTACATCGTGCTGCTGCTGTTTCTGCCCGGTATCCTCGGGGCCCTAGGCCTCCGGAGCCTGCTGGAACCAGCGACGACCTTCTTCAACACTTTCCTAGGTTACCTGCCCAACATTCTCGGCGCCATCCTGATTCTGGTGATCGGCTTTTTCGTGGCCAAGATCCTGCGCGAACTGGTGACCACACTGACGTCCACCGCAGGCCTGGACCGTATGAGCAGCCGCCTGGGACTCCCACCCAGCGCCAACCTCTCCAATCTGCTGGGGCTCGTCGTCTATGCCCTGGTGATTATTCCCGTGATCACGGCGGCACTTGACGCGCTGAACGCAGAGGCGATCACCGCGCCCATCACCGCGATGCTCAACGAGATTCTTGCGGCACTTCCGAATCTGTTCGCCGCAATTCTGGTGCTGGGCATCGCATTCTTCGTGGGCCGCATCATTGCCGGGATCGTCAGTGGCGTCCTGGCCAGTCTTGGGTTTGACCGTATCGTGGGCTCGCTGGGCATGAAAGCCCAGAGCGCAGGGGCTCCAACCACACCTCCAGCAGGCGGGACCACGACGCCCCCCACGGGCCAGAACCCACTGGCGAAAGCCAACACCACGCCTTCAGGGATCGCGGGCTATTTTGTTCAGACGCTGATCGTGCTCTTTGCGGTCATCAGCGCTCTGCAGGCGCTGGGCGCCGACACGCTGGCTGCACTGGCGGCCAACTTCCTGGCGCTGGTCGGTCAGATTCTTCTGGGTCTGGTGATTTTTGGTGTAGGGCTGTGGCTCGCGAACCTGTTTGCCGGCATCGTGCAGAACAGCTCATCCAGCCCCAATGCCCGCCTGCTGGCTTCGCTGGCACGCTGGGCAACGGTGTCCCTGTTCTTTGCCATGGCGCTGAAACAGATGGGCATCGCGGATTCCATCGTAAACCTGGCCTTTGGCCTGACGCTGGGAGCCCTGGCCGTGGCGTTTGCCCTCGCCTTTGGCCTGGGCGGGCGTGAAGCGGCTGGGAAAATTGCTGAACACTGGCGCAGCCAGCTTCAGAAGCCGCCAAGTTAA
- a CDS encoding PAS domain S-box protein, with translation MPPAHEGHALSVGFATLDSLLEGTSAGLAVLDQHLAIVHTNAVFRRLTVRPASHDAGKPLVEVMPGVSPAVVEACRAVLDTGVARRDLAAVTAPEAHPVTCSVVPVYDTGKEVQGVAVILRDTGQGHTEHGGTPRSHRDHDLLAVEQALAQALATTEVKRTILQKVVPLMGAYGGALVEAVDDQTLYLVGAVGYEPSVKLSWENFPAQEYYPVVHALRTRRPVFATAEQLDRDFPEFVPLFQPGTRAVAALPLEDGEVVTCALTLSFHDEQAITDEQQSYLLEVREACSCALKRARRYNAAHEERERATLLAEASAALAASLDLQGTLDRLASLALRHVADWAAVFLADDDGLPFPVAVAHHDPGMVELLRWFTAQYPSDPSSPGSTAWVMRTGAPLLMPVVPGGLINQIKDEQRRRAVQRMGLHSLIQVPMIANGRTVGVLALATTHPQRTYGPQDLELAQALAERAALALDNAARYEASQISERRYRSLIDATRQIVWTNTAEGMLVGKQPGWTQLTGQTETEYTGLGWTDRVNPEDLHRTFDAWQEALLSRTIYESHQRVTVASGEERHFNVRAVPVLDLDGQVREWVGVHTDITEQVRAETRLRSSEERFRSLVEASPIGIAVGAMDGSMHLANDAYLHMLGYSRAEFEAGQVNWAALTPAEFLEQDFQAFEQAFAQGTSEAYEKEMVCRDGRRIPVGLVLTRYEAQDETFVVAYVQNLTVQLEAERALREYGVELERRVEERTRALEQTNAELERFAYVASHDLQEPLRTIAGLTGLLEKRYADLYDERGQNLLRLIVEGTARMKTLLDDLLVFSRLGAELLTLEPVSATHLVEEARGRLGGLLEESGGQVTCGPLPIVLGNVFQLIQVFQNLIGNALKFRKPDSAPHVRISAEPDGEFYHFTVEDNGIGIDPAYFDRIFVMFQRLHGRDQYAGTGLGLAICHKVVERHGGQLWVESTPGEGSKFHFTLKAVQAGSED, from the coding sequence GTGCCCCCCGCCCATGAAGGCCACGCGCTGAGCGTCGGCTTCGCCACCCTGGATAGCCTGCTGGAGGGGACGTCGGCTGGGCTGGCAGTATTGGACCAGCATCTGGCCATCGTGCATACCAACGCCGTGTTCCGGCGGCTGACTGTCCGGCCAGCCAGCCACGACGCAGGGAAACCCCTGGTGGAGGTGATGCCCGGGGTGTCCCCGGCTGTGGTTGAAGCCTGTCGAGCAGTGCTCGACACAGGAGTTGCGAGACGTGATCTGGCGGCTGTGACCGCACCAGAAGCTCACCCCGTGACCTGCAGTGTTGTGCCTGTGTACGACACCGGCAAGGAGGTCCAGGGGGTCGCCGTGATACTGCGGGATACTGGTCAGGGACACACGGAGCATGGCGGAACCCCGCGCAGTCATCGGGACCACGACCTGCTGGCGGTCGAACAGGCCCTGGCTCAGGCTCTGGCCACCACCGAAGTGAAGCGGACCATCCTGCAGAAGGTCGTTCCTCTGATGGGGGCCTACGGTGGGGCGCTGGTCGAGGCTGTTGACGATCAGACACTCTATCTGGTCGGGGCTGTGGGCTACGAGCCCTCCGTCAAACTCAGCTGGGAAAACTTCCCGGCGCAGGAGTACTATCCCGTGGTTCATGCTCTTCGAACACGGCGGCCCGTCTTTGCCACGGCTGAGCAACTTGACCGCGATTTCCCTGAGTTTGTGCCTCTGTTCCAACCTGGAACGAGGGCCGTTGCGGCGCTTCCCCTGGAGGACGGGGAGGTTGTCACATGCGCGTTGACCCTGTCGTTCCACGATGAGCAGGCCATAACGGACGAGCAGCAGTCCTATCTGCTGGAAGTGCGAGAAGCGTGTTCCTGTGCACTGAAACGGGCACGCCGATACAACGCGGCGCATGAGGAGCGGGAGCGGGCCACCTTGCTGGCGGAAGCCAGCGCCGCGCTTGCCGCTTCACTGGACCTGCAGGGAACCCTGGACCGGCTGGCTTCCCTTGCGCTCCGACACGTCGCCGACTGGGCCGCCGTCTTTCTGGCCGATGATGACGGTCTGCCTTTTCCGGTGGCCGTGGCCCATCACGACCCGGGCATGGTGGAACTGCTGCGCTGGTTCACTGCTCAGTACCCGTCGGATCCCTCCTCCCCCGGCTCGACCGCGTGGGTCATGCGCACTGGAGCCCCGCTGCTGATGCCGGTGGTTCCAGGTGGCCTGATCAACCAGATCAAGGATGAGCAGCGCCGGCGCGCGGTTCAGCGGATGGGACTGCATTCGCTGATCCAGGTGCCGATGATCGCCAACGGCCGGACGGTTGGTGTGCTGGCCCTCGCCACGACACATCCCCAGCGCACGTATGGGCCCCAGGATCTGGAACTGGCCCAGGCACTGGCTGAACGTGCGGCTCTGGCCCTGGACAATGCGGCGCGGTACGAGGCGTCGCAGATCAGTGAGCGCCGCTACCGTTCCCTGATCGACGCCACCCGTCAGATCGTCTGGACCAACACCGCCGAGGGCATGCTGGTGGGCAAGCAGCCGGGATGGACCCAGCTGACCGGGCAGACCGAGACCGAGTACACCGGTCTGGGCTGGACTGACCGGGTCAATCCGGAGGACCTGCACCGCACGTTCGACGCCTGGCAGGAAGCGCTGCTTTCCCGGACCATCTACGAGTCTCACCAGCGGGTCACCGTCGCATCCGGCGAGGAGCGTCATTTCAACGTACGCGCTGTTCCGGTGCTTGACCTGGACGGACAGGTCCGCGAGTGGGTGGGCGTTCACACGGACATCACCGAGCAGGTGCGTGCCGAGACCAGGCTGCGAAGCAGCGAGGAGCGCTTTCGCAGCCTGGTCGAGGCCAGCCCAATCGGGATCGCCGTCGGCGCTATGGACGGGTCGATGCACCTGGCGAACGACGCATACCTTCACATGCTGGGCTACTCCCGCGCCGAATTTGAGGCTGGACAGGTCAACTGGGCGGCCCTGACCCCGGCTGAATTTCTGGAACAGGACTTTCAGGCCTTTGAGCAGGCATTTGCCCAGGGAACGTCCGAAGCCTACGAGAAGGAAATGGTCTGCCGGGACGGACGCCGCATCCCGGTGGGTCTGGTCCTGACCCGCTATGAGGCGCAGGACGAGACGTTTGTGGTGGCCTACGTGCAGAACCTCACGGTGCAGTTGGAAGCCGAGCGTGCCCTGCGGGAATACGGCGTTGAGCTCGAGCGGCGGGTAGAAGAACGCACACGCGCACTGGAACAGACCAATGCCGAACTCGAGCGTTTCGCCTATGTGGCGTCACACGACCTTCAGGAGCCCCTGCGCACCATCGCTGGACTGACAGGGCTGCTCGAGAAGCGCTACGCGGACCTATACGACGAACGGGGACAGAACCTTCTGCGGCTGATCGTGGAAGGCACGGCCCGGATGAAGACGCTGCTCGACGACCTGCTGGTGTTTTCACGCCTGGGCGCCGAACTGCTCACGCTGGAACCTGTTTCCGCGACTCATTTGGTTGAAGAAGCCCGTGGCCGCCTTGGCGGATTGCTCGAGGAGAGCGGCGGTCAGGTCACCTGTGGACCGCTGCCCATAGTCCTAGGCAACGTTTTTCAGCTGATCCAGGTGTTTCAGAACCTGATCGGCAACGCCCTGAAATTCCGGAAACCTGACAGCGCGCCACACGTCAGGATCAGTGCCGAGCCTGACGGAGAGTTCTACCACTTCACGGTCGAGGACAACGGCATCGGCATTGATCCCGCCTATTTCGACCGGATTTTTGTGATGTTCCAGCGCCTGCACGGCCGGGACCAGTATGCCGGCACCGGCCTGGGGCTGGCCATCTGCCACAAGGTGGTCGAGCGCCATGGGGGACAGCTATGGGTAGAATCCACACCCGGCGAGGGCAGCAAGTTCCACTTCACACTGAAAGCTGTTCAGGCTGGCTCGGAAGACTGA
- a CDS encoding response regulator, which yields MASRLHLLLVDDNVADVYLAREAFERHADHIQLSVCQSGHDALACLCDTQAPPPDLIVLDINMPGMDGFDVLEAIKADPGLVHLPVVMLSASDNPADVTRAYSLRASAYVVKAHDFATFLQQIDALVGFWTLCRVSGKPLRAQGRGL from the coding sequence ATGGCATCGCGTCTTCATCTGTTGCTCGTGGACGATAATGTCGCCGACGTCTACCTGGCGCGGGAGGCCTTCGAACGTCACGCCGATCATATTCAGCTCAGTGTCTGCCAGTCCGGCCACGACGCTCTGGCCTGCCTTTGCGATACGCAGGCCCCTCCCCCCGACCTGATCGTCCTGGACATCAACATGCCTGGTATGGACGGGTTTGACGTTCTGGAGGCGATCAAGGCCGACCCGGGACTCGTCCACCTGCCAGTGGTCATGCTTTCAGCGTCGGACAACCCGGCGGACGTCACCCGTGCCTATAGCCTCCGGGCCAGTGCCTACGTGGTCAAGGCCCATGACTTTGCGACGTTCCTGCAGCAGATCGATGCACTGGTGGGCTTCTGGACCCTCTGCCGCGTCTCCGGCAAACCTCTGCGGGCTCAAGGTCGGGGGCTCTGA
- a CDS encoding GHMP family kinase ATP-binding protein, whose protein sequence is MRGSGLSSSAALLVALIRGLRELYGFQMTDVEAALLARQAESTRGSPGHRTPAWWCCIPGWSVSTPAGTTTPAVQSANRSARCWRWPACATSV, encoded by the coding sequence GTGCGTGGGTCGGGTCTGTCGAGTTCTGCGGCCCTGCTGGTGGCCCTGATCCGCGGGCTGCGCGAGCTCTACGGCTTCCAGATGACAGACGTTGAGGCGGCCCTGCTGGCGCGTCAGGCGGAAAGTACGAGGGGGTCGCCCGGCCACAGGACGCCGGCCTGGTGGTGCTGCATTCCGGGGTGGAGCGTCAGCACGCCGGCGGGGACTACAACACCCGCCGTTCAGAGTGCGAACAGGTCTGCGCGTTGCTGGAGGTGGCCAGCCTGCGCGACCTCGGTCTGA
- a CDS encoding glycoside hydrolase family 16 protein — protein sequence MRTRIAVKNLALTTALGLMLAACSSTTTPESTVEETAPAPVASQPNVEVQNVAGSWRDDFNTLDTARWWVSSNTWTPFWARDGLSGTWEPSNVTVKDGFLVMKLDVSSSLVARAAELATNAKHGYGTYEARMRASSSSADPSVAGTGTSGNISAFFNFVNDSETEIDHEVEGQNPTTDWMGAWQTTSRHDYGTGGTGENLTQGFHTYRWDWTPTKIDFYIDGVLKRTTTSVVPTAEAHLMLNLWPTNSTGWGGKATPGTQYMLVDYVSFTPATATSTPTTAPVTAPTDDTAAGALALTKVASVSGTLSSTDTQDWYTFTSTDLGGQSTVSLTTGWNSDLEIYAADGTTLLGSSRKGKGSTDSVTLNLAAGKQYYARVVWSSRTPSYTLSASGAIR from the coding sequence ATGCGTACACGTATTGCTGTCAAAAATCTGGCCCTCACCACTGCCCTGGGCCTTATGCTGGCTGCCTGCTCGAGCACCACCACTCCGGAGTCCACCGTCGAAGAGACGGCTCCGGCACCTGTTGCATCGCAGCCGAATGTGGAGGTTCAGAACGTGGCCGGAAGCTGGCGCGATGATTTCAATACGCTGGACACCGCCCGCTGGTGGGTGTCGTCCAACACCTGGACCCCTTTCTGGGCACGTGACGGCCTGAGCGGTACCTGGGAACCCAGCAACGTCACTGTGAAAGACGGCTTCCTGGTGATGAAACTGGACGTCAGCAGCAGCCTGGTGGCCCGCGCTGCCGAGCTGGCCACCAACGCCAAACACGGCTACGGCACCTACGAGGCCCGGATGCGTGCCTCGAGCAGCAGCGCCGATCCATCGGTGGCAGGCACCGGCACCAGCGGCAACATCAGCGCGTTTTTCAACTTCGTCAATGACTCGGAAACCGAGATTGACCACGAGGTCGAAGGCCAGAACCCCACCACCGACTGGATGGGCGCTTGGCAGACCACCAGCCGTCACGACTACGGTACCGGCGGCACCGGCGAGAACCTGACGCAGGGCTTCCACACCTACCGCTGGGACTGGACGCCCACCAAGATCGACTTCTATATCGACGGCGTGCTCAAGCGCACCACCACCTCCGTGGTGCCCACCGCCGAAGCGCACCTGATGCTGAACCTGTGGCCCACCAACTCCACCGGCTGGGGCGGCAAGGCTACACCTGGCACCCAGTACATGCTTGTCGACTACGTCAGCTTTACGCCGGCCACCGCGACCAGCACGCCGACAACCGCCCCTGTCACCGCCCCAACGGACGACACTGCTGCAGGCGCCCTGGCGCTGACCAAGGTCGCATCCGTATCGGGAACACTCAGCTCGACCGATACGCAGGACTGGTACACCTTCACCAGCACCGATCTGGGCGGCCAGAGTACCGTTTCCCTGACCACAGGCTGGAACAGTGACCTGGAGATCTACGCAGCCGACGGCACGACCCTGCTGGGCAGCAGCCGAAAGGGCAAAGGCAGCACCGACAGCGTGACGCTGAACCTGGCGGCCGGCAAGCAGTACTACGCCCGCGTGGTCTGGTCGAGCCGCACCCCGAGCTACACCCTGAGTGCTTCCGGCGCCATTCGCTGA
- a CDS encoding response regulator, which translates to MVQRLHLLLVEDSTADLFLAQEVFEAHKDRLLVTTHQNGADAVAFLKQPPERLPDVVLMDLHMPGLNGIDVLKIIKADPALAHLPVVLMSGSAKPAEVVEAYQLQASAFLIKAPGFPQQMTAFVTYWLQAQVTSPSS; encoded by the coding sequence ATGGTTCAGCGGCTCCATCTGCTTCTGGTCGAAGATTCCACAGCTGATCTCTTTCTGGCTCAGGAGGTCTTCGAGGCGCACAAGGACCGCCTGCTGGTCACCACCCATCAGAACGGGGCCGACGCCGTCGCGTTCCTGAAGCAGCCGCCCGAACGTCTACCCGACGTGGTTCTAATGGACCTGCACATGCCGGGACTGAACGGCATCGACGTGCTGAAAATCATCAAGGCTGACCCGGCACTCGCGCATCTTCCGGTGGTGCTGATGTCCGGTTCGGCCAAACCTGCCGAGGTGGTCGAGGCCTATCAGTTGCAGGCCAGCGCATTCCTGATCAAGGCCCCCGGTTTTCCGCAACAGATGACAGCGTTCGTCACTTACTGGCTTCAGGCGCAGGTTACGAGTCCGTCTTCCTGA